The proteins below come from a single Phocoena sinus isolate mPhoSin1 chromosome 2, mPhoSin1.pri, whole genome shotgun sequence genomic window:
- the SLC25A29 gene encoding mitochondrial basic amino acids transporter isoform X2 has protein sequence MEKPQYRGTVHCFQAIIKQEGVLGLYRGLGSPLLGLTFINALVFGVQGNTLRALGRDSPLNQFLAGAAAGAIQCVICCPMELAKTRLQLQEAGPARAYRGPLDCLAQVYRREGLRGVNRGMVSTLLRETPSFGVYFLTYDTLTRALGCEPGDRLLVPKLLLAGGTSGIASWLSTYPLDVVKSRLQADGLRGAPRYRGILDCVRQSYRAEGCRVFTRGLASTLLRAFPVNAATFATVTVVLSYARGEEDRPEGDAVPAAPAGPALAQPSSL, from the exons ATGGAGAAGCCCCAGTACCGAGGGACCGTGCACTGCTTCCAAGCCATCATCAAGCAGGAAGGC GTGCTGGGCCTGTACCGCGGCCTGGGCTCGCCCCTCCTGGGGCTCACCTTCATCAACGCGCTGGTGTTCGGCGTGCAGGGCAACACCCTCCGGGCCCTGGGCCGGGACTCGCCGCTGAACCAGTTCCTGGCGGGCGCGGCGGCGGGCGCCATCCAGTGTGTCATCTGCTGCCCCATGGAGCTGGCCAAGACGCGGCTGCAGCTGCAGGAGGCGGGGCCGGCCCGCGCCTACCGAGGGCCCCTGGACTGCCTGGCGCAGGTCTACCGGCGGGAGGGCCTGCGCGGCGTCAACCGGGGCATGGTGTCCACGCTGCTGCGCGAGACCCCCAGCTTCGGCGTCTACTTCCTCACCTACGACACGCTGACACGCGCGCTGGGCTGCGAGCCGGGCGACCGCCTGCTGGTGCCCAAGCTGCTGCTGGCGGGCGGCACGTCGGGCATCGCGTCCTGGCTCTCCACCTACCCCCTGGACGTGGTCAAGTCGCGGCTGCAGGCTGACGGGCTGCGGGGCGCCCCACGCTACCGAGGCATCCTTGACTGCGTGCGCCAGAGCTACCGCGCCGAGGGCTGCCGCGTCTTCACGCGCGGGCTGGCCTCCACGCTGCTGCGCGCCTTCCCCGTCAACGCCGCCACCTTCGCCACCGTCACCGTGGTGCTCAGCTACGCGCGCGGCGAGGAGGACCGGCCCGAGGGCGATGCCGTGCCCGCCGCCCCGGCGGGGCCCGCCTTAGCCCAGCCCTCCAGCCTGTGA
- the SLC25A29 gene encoding mitochondrial basic amino acids transporter isoform X1: MALDFLAGCAGGVAGVLVGHPFDTVKVRLQVQSMEKPQYRGTVHCFQAIIKQEGVLGLYRGLGSPLLGLTFINALVFGVQGNTLRALGRDSPLNQFLAGAAAGAIQCVICCPMELAKTRLQLQEAGPARAYRGPLDCLAQVYRREGLRGVNRGMVSTLLRETPSFGVYFLTYDTLTRALGCEPGDRLLVPKLLLAGGTSGIASWLSTYPLDVVKSRLQADGLRGAPRYRGILDCVRQSYRAEGCRVFTRGLASTLLRAFPVNAATFATVTVVLSYARGEEDRPEGDAVPAAPAGPALAQPSSL, from the exons GTGCGGCTCCAGGTCCAGAGCATGGAGAAGCCCCAGTACCGAGGGACCGTGCACTGCTTCCAAGCCATCATCAAGCAGGAAGGC GTGCTGGGCCTGTACCGCGGCCTGGGCTCGCCCCTCCTGGGGCTCACCTTCATCAACGCGCTGGTGTTCGGCGTGCAGGGCAACACCCTCCGGGCCCTGGGCCGGGACTCGCCGCTGAACCAGTTCCTGGCGGGCGCGGCGGCGGGCGCCATCCAGTGTGTCATCTGCTGCCCCATGGAGCTGGCCAAGACGCGGCTGCAGCTGCAGGAGGCGGGGCCGGCCCGCGCCTACCGAGGGCCCCTGGACTGCCTGGCGCAGGTCTACCGGCGGGAGGGCCTGCGCGGCGTCAACCGGGGCATGGTGTCCACGCTGCTGCGCGAGACCCCCAGCTTCGGCGTCTACTTCCTCACCTACGACACGCTGACACGCGCGCTGGGCTGCGAGCCGGGCGACCGCCTGCTGGTGCCCAAGCTGCTGCTGGCGGGCGGCACGTCGGGCATCGCGTCCTGGCTCTCCACCTACCCCCTGGACGTGGTCAAGTCGCGGCTGCAGGCTGACGGGCTGCGGGGCGCCCCACGCTACCGAGGCATCCTTGACTGCGTGCGCCAGAGCTACCGCGCCGAGGGCTGCCGCGTCTTCACGCGCGGGCTGGCCTCCACGCTGCTGCGCGCCTTCCCCGTCAACGCCGCCACCTTCGCCACCGTCACCGTGGTGCTCAGCTACGCGCGCGGCGAGGAGGACCGGCCCGAGGGCGATGCCGTGCCCGCCGCCCCGGCGGGGCCCGCCTTAGCCCAGCCCTCCAGCCTGTGA